A region from the Aegilops tauschii subsp. strangulata cultivar AL8/78 chromosome 5, Aet v6.0, whole genome shotgun sequence genome encodes:
- the LOC109738103 gene encoding protein kinase PINOID: protein MAAPTAASSSTPPKPPNAAMLQPESHLPDMADAAPAPNSSSSVSSASSSSTAGRSSAFSVDSAAATPTSSPPRPHRAGDVAWAPIRAALAPVGPRDFTLVRRVGAGDIGTVYLCRLEAEGDQSCAYAMKVVDRRALAKKGKLGRAAAEKRVLRRLDHPFLPTMFADFDAGTDYSCIVMEFCPGGDLHSLRHRMPGRRFPLASARFYAAEVLLALEYLHMMGIVYRDLKPENVLIRGDGHIMLTDFDLSLESTASPALEEACNLTGEDDDGARPIPACFPEVHLLRLMKWRRRAAPRPWPRFVAEPVDARSSSFVGTHEYVAPEVASGGGHGASVDWWAYGVFLYELLYGRTPFVGATNEATLRNIVRAPLECPPLGAGTPHAEAAAARDLIARLLDKDPRARLGSRRGAADVKAHPFFKGLNFALLRSSSPPVVPPPAALHQQRGKASPDVHQLFEQF, encoded by the coding sequence ATGGCTGCTCCCACCGCAGCGTCTTCGTCGACACCACCCAAACCTCCCAACGCCGCCATGCTGCAGCCCGAGTCGCACCTCCCCGACATGGCCGACGCCGCGCCGGCGCCCAACTCCAGCTCCAGCGTCAGCTCCGCGAGcagcagcagcacggctggccgCTCGTCCGCCTTCTCCGTCGACTCGGCCGCCGCCACGCCCACCTCGTCCCCGCCGCGCCCTCACCGCGCGGGCGACGTCGCGTGGGCGCCCATCCGTGCCGCCCTGGCGCCGGTCGGCCCGCGGGACTTCACCCTCGTCCGCCGCGTCGGCGCGGGCGACATCGGCACCGTCTACCTCtgccgcctcgaggccgagggcGACCAGTCCTGCGCCTACGCCATGAAGGTGGTGGACCGCCGCGCGCTCGCCAAGAAGGGCAAGCTCGGCCGCGCTGCCGCCGAGAAGCGGGTCCTGCGCCGGCTCGACCACCCGTTCCTGCCCACCATGTTCGCCGACTTCGACGCCGGGACGGACTACTCCTGCATCGTCATGGAGTTCTGCCCCGGCGGGGACCTCCACTCCCTCCGCCACCGCATGCCCGGCCGCCGCTTCCCGCTCGCCTCCGCCCGGTTCTACGCCGCCGAGGTGCTCCTCGCGCTGGAGTACCTGCACATGATGGGCATCGTGTACCGGGACCTCAAGCCGGAGAACGTGCTCATCCGCGGCGACGGCCACATCATGCTCACCGACTTCGACCTGTCGCTCGAGTCCACGGCGTCGCCGGCGCTCGAGGAGGCATGCAACTTGACAGGCGAGGACGACGACGGCGCGAGGCCGATCCCGGCCTGCTTCCCCGAGGTGCACCTCCTCCGGCTGATGAAGTGGAGGCGGCGCGCGGCGCCGCGGCCGTGGCCGCGGTTCGTGGCGGAGCCGGTGGACGCGCGGTCGAGCTCGTTCGTGGGGACGCACGAGTACGTGGCGCCGgaggtggcgagcggcggcgggcaCGGCGCGTCGGTGGACTGGTGGGCGTACGGCGTGTTCCTGTACGAGCTGCTGTACGGGCGGACCCCGTTCGTGGGCGCCACCAACGAGGCCACGCTCCGCAACATCGTGCGCGCCCCGCTGGAGTGCCCGCCGCTCGGCGCCGGGACGCCGCACgcggaggcggccgcggcgcgggACCTGATCGCGCGGCTCCTGGACAAGGACCCGCGGGCGCGGCTGGGGTCGCGGCGCGGCGCCGCGGACGTGAAGGCGCACCCGTTCTTCAAGGGCCTCAACTTCGCGCTGCTTCGGTCGTCGTCCCCGCCCGTCGTGCCGCCGCCGGCCGCGCTGCACCAGCAGCGCGGCAAGGCGTCGCCGGACGTGCACCAGCTGTTCGAGCAGTTCTGA